A DNA window from Providencia huaxiensis contains the following coding sequences:
- the livG gene encoding high-affinity branched-chain amino acid ABC transporter ATP-binding protein LivG, translating into MSHITTPLLQVNGLTMRFGGLLAVNNVELTINQGEIVSLIGPNGAGKTTIFNCLTGFYKPTSGTILYREKHLEGLTGQAIARLGVIRTFQHVRLFKEMTVIENLLVAQHQHLKSGIFSGLLKTPAFRRAESEALDNAVKWLERIDLLPFANRQAGNLAYGQQRRLEIARCMVTRPEILMLDEPAAGLNPKETNDLDDLIAELRAHHNVSILLIEHDMKLVMGISDRIYVVNQGTPLANGTPSEIRQHPDVIKAYLGEAY; encoded by the coding sequence ATGAGCCATATAACCACGCCTTTGTTACAAGTGAATGGCTTAACAATGCGTTTTGGTGGGTTACTTGCCGTCAATAATGTTGAGTTAACTATTAATCAAGGGGAAATCGTCTCACTGATTGGCCCAAATGGGGCGGGTAAAACCACCATTTTTAACTGTTTAACCGGTTTTTATAAGCCGACCAGTGGCACGATTTTATATCGAGAAAAACATCTTGAGGGACTGACAGGGCAGGCGATTGCTCGTCTCGGAGTGATAAGAACGTTCCAACATGTGCGGCTATTTAAAGAAATGACGGTGATTGAAAATTTACTCGTGGCGCAACATCAACATTTAAAAAGTGGCATTTTTTCTGGGTTATTGAAAACGCCTGCATTTCGTCGTGCAGAATCAGAAGCGCTTGATAATGCAGTAAAATGGCTGGAGCGCATAGATTTACTACCCTTTGCAAACCGGCAGGCTGGCAATTTGGCCTATGGGCAGCAGCGTCGGTTAGAAATTGCTCGCTGTATGGTCACTCGCCCTGAAATTTTAATGTTAGATGAACCTGCTGCGGGACTTAACCCTAAAGAAACCAATGATTTGGATGATTTAATTGCCGAATTACGTGCACATCATAATGTTTCAATTCTATTAATTGAACATGATATGAAATTAGTCATGGGGATTTCAGATCGCATTTATGTCGTGAATCAAGGAACGCCATTGGCAAATGGGACACCAAGTGAAATTCGTCAACATCCTGATGTGATAAAAGCCTATTTGGGGGAAGCTTACTGA
- a CDS encoding high-affinity branched-chain amino acid ABC transporter permease LivM, with the protein MRKENWINAIVASVTFFVLALFMMGLQLALDGTKLVVTVGDSVRWNWIIAGIVVIFVYQLVRPTLRKVWQGVPKKAWAIPDFDGSTTKQKILAVIIIIAAIIWPFIVSRGSVDIATLTLIYVMLGLGLNVVVGLSGLLVLGYAGFYAIGAYTFGLLNHYYGFGFWESLPIAGLTAALAGFLLGFPVLRLRGDYLAIVTLGFGEIVRILLLNNTEITGGPNGISQLPKPTFFGLEFSRTAKDGWDTFHNFFGLDYSPGDRIIFLYFVALLLVVLTLFVINRLLRMPLGRAWEALREDEIACRSLGLSPTRIKLTAFTISAAFAGFAGTLFAARQGFISPESFTFVESAFVLAIVVLGGMGSQTSVILAAIILVVSREMMRDLNQYSMLLLGALMVLMMIWRPQGLLPMKRRQMQVKKVPEGEGV; encoded by the coding sequence ATGAGAAAAGAAAATTGGATTAATGCCATTGTGGCTTCAGTGACTTTTTTCGTATTGGCACTGTTTATGATGGGGCTGCAGCTCGCACTGGATGGCACGAAACTGGTTGTGACGGTTGGGGACTCCGTGCGTTGGAACTGGATCATTGCCGGCATTGTTGTGATCTTTGTGTACCAGTTGGTTCGTCCAACCTTAAGAAAAGTGTGGCAAGGGGTGCCTAAGAAAGCGTGGGCTATTCCTGATTTTGATGGTTCGACAACTAAGCAAAAAATCCTTGCGGTTATAATTATTATTGCTGCAATTATTTGGCCGTTTATTGTTTCTCGTGGAAGTGTGGATATTGCAACCTTAACGCTAATTTACGTGATGTTAGGGCTAGGCTTAAACGTGGTGGTTGGGTTATCCGGCTTACTGGTTTTAGGCTACGCAGGCTTCTATGCGATAGGGGCTTATACCTTTGGTTTATTAAATCATTACTATGGTTTTGGGTTCTGGGAAAGTCTACCGATTGCAGGGTTAACCGCTGCATTAGCGGGCTTTTTATTGGGGTTCCCTGTTCTAAGGCTACGCGGGGACTATCTCGCAATAGTGACGCTTGGGTTTGGGGAAATTGTTCGTATTTTATTACTGAATAATACCGAAATCACTGGCGGGCCAAATGGGATCAGCCAATTACCGAAACCGACTTTTTTTGGTTTGGAATTTAGTCGTACAGCAAAAGATGGCTGGGACACTTTCCATAACTTTTTCGGCTTAGATTACAGCCCAGGTGACCGAATTATCTTCCTGTATTTTGTCGCTTTGTTATTAGTGGTTTTAACTTTGTTTGTTATCAATCGGTTACTGCGTATGCCACTAGGTCGTGCGTGGGAAGCATTACGCGAAGATGAAATTGCCTGCCGCTCATTAGGGTTAAGTCCAACTCGAATAAAATTAACCGCATTTACTATTAGCGCAGCCTTTGCGGGGTTTGCGGGGACGTTATTTGCTGCACGGCAAGGGTTTATCAGCCCTGAGTCCTTTACCTTTGTGGAATCAGCATTTGTGTTAGCCATTGTTGTTTTAGGGGGAATGGGCTCACAAACTTCTGTAATTTTAGCCGCAATTATCTTAGTTGTATCACGGGAAATGATGCGTGACCTTAACCAATACAGCATGCTGTTATTAGGGGCGCTGATGGTGCTGATGATGATCTGGCGGCCACAAGGCCTATTACCGATGAAACGTCGTCAAATGCAGGTGAAAAAAGTCCCTGAAGGGGAGGGCGTATGA
- the livH gene encoding high-affinity branched-chain amino acid ABC transporter permease LivH, producing the protein MSDQILYFIQQLLNGLTLGSTYALIAIGYTMVYGIIGMINFAHGEVYMIGSYVSFIVIAGLMMLGIDIGWILVAAAFIAAIVVSSAYGWSIERVAYRPVRHSKRLIALISAIGMSIFLQNYVSLSQGSRDLALPSLITGQWVLGESDGFEATVTKMQLTIWVVTVLAMLALTLFIRYSKMGRACRACAEDLKMASLLGINTDRVISLTFVIGAAMAAVAGVLLGQFYGVINPYIGFMAGMKAFTAAVLGGIGSIPGAMLGGLILGVAEAMTSAYLSTEYKDVVSFGLLIGVLLIMPTGILGRPEVEKV; encoded by the coding sequence CTCTATTTTATTCAGCAGCTTCTGAATGGTTTAACCCTCGGCAGTACCTATGCATTGATAGCCATTGGATATACGATGGTATATGGCATCATTGGGATGATTAACTTTGCCCATGGCGAAGTGTATATGATAGGCAGCTATGTCTCTTTTATTGTGATCGCAGGCTTGATGATGCTTGGGATCGATATCGGCTGGATCCTTGTTGCTGCTGCCTTTATTGCCGCGATCGTGGTCTCTAGCGCCTATGGTTGGAGTATTGAGCGGGTTGCTTATCGGCCAGTACGTCATTCTAAACGTTTGATTGCACTGATCTCAGCGATCGGGATGTCTATTTTCCTACAAAATTATGTCAGCCTGTCACAAGGTTCGCGTGATTTAGCCCTACCGAGTTTGATCACTGGGCAATGGGTTCTGGGTGAAAGCGATGGTTTTGAAGCCACGGTGACTAAGATGCAGTTGACCATCTGGGTGGTTACCGTGCTTGCGATGTTAGCTTTGACGTTATTTATTCGCTATTCAAAAATGGGTAGAGCCTGCCGAGCATGCGCAGAAGACCTTAAAATGGCCAGTTTATTAGGTATTAACACGGATCGCGTTATTTCATTGACCTTCGTTATCGGTGCGGCAATGGCTGCTGTAGCCGGTGTATTGCTGGGGCAATTTTATGGTGTGATTAACCCATACATTGGCTTTATGGCAGGAATGAAGGCATTTACTGCGGCGGTATTAGGGGGAATTGGGAGTATTCCCGGTGCTATGTTGGGCGGCTTAATCTTAGGTGTCGCAGAAGCGATGACCTCTGCATATTTAAGTACAGAATATAAAGATGTTGTGTCATTTGGTTTATTGATTGGTGTGTTATTGATCATGCCAACCGGCATTCTGGGACGCCCGGAGGTCGAAAAAGTATGA